A single Sphingopyxis chilensis DNA region contains:
- a CDS encoding TonB-dependent receptor: MRNKIILACTTSALGLIAMPSAALAQDQDGQVTVDSAPEDPQADDAIVVTAIQRSLETSQAIKEDSDQIVDSIVAEDIGKLPDVTATESLARITGVQVDYANGTAAGTRVRGLPNIATTYNGRELFTGQGRAVALQDFPSSSIARLDVYKSGSANLLEPGVAGLIDVRARKPLDFKGDRIAGGISGVHWKQSQKLGVDANLLLSKRWDTGIGEIGFLIEGSYTDLKFLDSSRNVAQAILVRNNVPGLGTIRYPSFVNINYNTADRYRPSVATALQWRPSNELEFYADFLFQGYRSSGYGSNLQINSGVQANLSDIELFSGTNQVKSMTATAGGIPTGNQNVVTGKTDTYQAGTGFIWKRDGLKITGDVAFTDSTFTRRTTQFNYSLVVPQPTRTYDFDTDIGAGGGTVVVDDFPVNDPSRYRMVGLGENGERNHGRDWQGRLDLDYRMGPTGITNVQAGVRFNSRDFDFANYSESGNAPAGQFYSLLPLEYSTVAPGFRGDKVPVTRVFLTPTTDSIMDNLDFLRDLTGDRTEVPPLDRVYFGNEKGYAGYVQGRYAFDIGSMTVDGLVGLRAVRTETEINGFDRVTTGGVTTVTPVSQSNSYTDFLPNISARIRLAPKLQLRLAFTETRTRPGFGDLNPSLTIGAPSAICNTDPNDVDCVRNASGGNADLDPIKSQNYDASLEWYFSRGGSLTFGAFQRDVTGFISDFTTDIDDAEFGRLRVTRPFNGGEGRLRGIEAAFRTFLRFPQLPEWLQNFGVLANYTYIDHGTELPDALAATLPGKQRIAGVSNHIANASVFYENQSFSARLSYNYRSDFVADYNRVNDPLLGNAVLGPTTPIIEDGRGSLDFNATLDPTKNVTIAFSATNLLGAAATNRRQYDAEGHSYPWQTRFLETIYRVGVRFRF, from the coding sequence ATGCGAAACAAGATAATCCTGGCGTGCACGACATCGGCCTTGGGGCTCATCGCCATGCCTTCGGCGGCGCTGGCACAGGACCAGGACGGGCAGGTCACCGTCGACTCGGCGCCCGAAGATCCGCAGGCCGACGACGCGATCGTCGTCACCGCAATTCAGCGCAGCCTCGAAACCTCGCAGGCGATCAAGGAGGATTCGGACCAGATCGTCGATTCGATCGTGGCCGAGGATATCGGCAAGCTGCCCGACGTCACCGCGACCGAATCGCTCGCGCGCATCACCGGCGTCCAGGTCGATTATGCTAATGGCACCGCCGCCGGCACCCGCGTGCGCGGCCTGCCCAATATCGCGACGACATACAACGGGCGCGAACTCTTCACCGGCCAGGGCCGCGCCGTCGCGCTCCAGGATTTCCCGTCGAGCAGCATCGCGCGCCTCGACGTCTATAAATCGGGCAGTGCCAATCTGCTCGAACCCGGCGTCGCGGGCCTGATCGACGTGCGTGCCCGCAAACCGCTCGACTTCAAAGGCGACCGCATCGCGGGCGGCATCAGCGGGGTGCATTGGAAGCAATCGCAAAAGCTGGGCGTCGACGCAAACCTCCTCCTCAGCAAACGGTGGGACACGGGGATCGGCGAGATCGGCTTCTTGATCGAGGGATCCTACACCGACCTCAAATTCCTCGATTCCTCGCGCAACGTCGCGCAGGCGATCCTCGTGCGCAACAACGTGCCCGGGCTCGGCACGATCCGTTATCCGTCGTTCGTCAACATCAACTATAACACCGCCGACCGCTATCGCCCGTCGGTGGCGACCGCGCTGCAATGGCGGCCGAGCAACGAACTCGAATTTTATGCCGACTTCCTGTTCCAAGGCTATCGGAGCAGCGGCTATGGCAGCAACCTCCAGATCAACTCGGGCGTGCAGGCCAATCTGAGCGACATCGAACTGTTCTCCGGCACCAACCAGGTCAAGAGCATGACGGCGACTGCCGGCGGCATCCCGACCGGCAACCAGAATGTCGTGACGGGAAAGACCGACACCTATCAGGCGGGCACCGGCTTTATCTGGAAGCGCGACGGGCTGAAGATCACGGGCGACGTCGCCTTCACCGATTCGACCTTCACGCGGCGGACGACGCAGTTCAACTATTCGCTCGTCGTCCCGCAACCGACGCGCACCTATGATTTCGACACCGATATCGGCGCCGGTGGCGGCACCGTCGTCGTCGACGATTTCCCCGTCAACGACCCGTCGCGCTATCGCATGGTGGGGCTCGGCGAGAATGGCGAGCGCAACCACGGCCGCGACTGGCAGGGGCGGCTCGACCTCGATTACCGGATGGGGCCGACGGGCATTACCAACGTCCAGGCCGGCGTCCGCTTCAACAGCCGCGACTTCGATTTCGCCAATTATTCGGAAAGCGGCAACGCGCCCGCCGGCCAATTCTATTCGCTGCTGCCGCTCGAATACAGCACCGTCGCACCGGGCTTTCGCGGCGACAAGGTGCCGGTCACGCGCGTTTTCCTGACCCCGACCACCGACAGCATCATGGACAATCTGGACTTCCTGCGCGACCTCACGGGCGACCGCACCGAAGTCCCGCCGCTCGACCGGGTCTATTTCGGCAACGAAAAGGGATATGCGGGCTATGTCCAGGGCCGCTATGCCTTCGACATCGGCAGCATGACGGTCGACGGCCTCGTCGGCTTGCGCGCCGTTCGCACCGAGACCGAAATCAACGGCTTTGACCGGGTAACAACGGGCGGCGTTACCACGGTGACGCCGGTGTCGCAGTCGAATAGCTACACCGACTTCCTGCCCAACATCAGCGCGCGCATTCGCCTGGCACCGAAGCTGCAACTCCGCCTCGCTTTCACCGAAACGCGCACGCGTCCCGGTTTCGGCGACCTCAACCCGTCGCTGACCATCGGCGCGCCTTCGGCGATCTGCAACACCGATCCGAACGATGTCGATTGCGTCCGCAATGCTTCGGGCGGCAACGCCGACCTCGATCCGATCAAGTCGCAGAATTACGACGCGTCGCTCGAATGGTATTTCTCGCGCGGCGGCTCGCTGACCTTCGGCGCCTTCCAGCGCGACGTGACCGGCTTCATCTCCGATTTCACGACCGATATCGACGACGCCGAATTCGGCCGGCTGCGCGTCACACGTCCGTTCAACGGCGGCGAAGGCCGCCTGCGCGGCATCGAAGCGGCGTTCCGCACCTTCCTGCGCTTCCCGCAACTGCCTGAATGGCTGCAGAATTTCGGTGTCCTCGCGAACTATACCTATATCGACCATGGAACCGAATTGCCCGATGCGCTGGCCGCGACCCTGCCGGGCAAGCAGCGGATCGCCGGTGTGTCGAACCATATCGCGAACGCGTCGGTCTTTTACGAGAACCAGTCCTTCTCGGCCCGGCTTTCGTATAATTACCGTTCGGACTTCGTGGCCGACTATAACCGGGTCAACGATCCGTTGCTCGGGAATGCGGTGCTCGGCCCGACAACACCGATCATCGAGGATGGCCGCGGCAGCCTCGACTTCAACGCGACGCTCGATCCGACGAAGAATGTGACGATCGCGTTCAGCGCGACGAACCTGCTCGGCGCGGCGGCAACGAACCGCCGGCAATATGACGCCGAGGGCCACAGCTATCCGTGGCAGACGCGTTTCCTCGAGACGATCTACCGCGTCGGCGTCCGCTTCCGCTTCTGA
- the dgcA gene encoding N-acetyl-D-Glu racemase DgcA: MLRTLAAQSDAFPLARPFRISRGVKTVADVVTVEIGCDGVTGRGEGVPYPRYGESIASALAAIEEARGAIEAGATRNELQHIMPAGAARNAVDCALWDLEAKSSRECVTARLGRPPLGATPTAITVSLDDPAAMGTAARALARVPLIKIKVDSSDPETQIRTVRNAAPAPRVIVDPNESWTFAEVERLQPLLAELRIDLLEQPLPADDDDALAGFAPLVPIAADESAHVAGDVGALAEKYQVINIKLDKTGGLTGALALADAAAAAGLGVMTGSMISSSLSIAPALIIAARSAFVDLDGPLWLANDRPGGVGHGTGVLTPPARGFWGTA; encoded by the coding sequence ATGCTTCGAACCCTCGCCGCGCAAAGCGACGCTTTCCCTCTAGCCCGGCCGTTCCGCATCTCGCGCGGGGTCAAGACCGTCGCGGATGTGGTGACGGTCGAAATCGGCTGCGACGGTGTCACCGGGCGCGGCGAAGGCGTGCCCTATCCGCGCTATGGCGAATCGATCGCGAGCGCGCTTGCGGCGATCGAGGAGGCACGCGGCGCGATCGAGGCCGGCGCGACGCGCAACGAACTTCAGCACATCATGCCCGCGGGCGCGGCGCGTAACGCGGTCGACTGCGCGCTATGGGATCTCGAGGCGAAATCGTCGCGCGAATGCGTCACCGCCCGCCTCGGCCGCCCGCCGCTGGGCGCGACCCCGACGGCGATCACCGTCAGCCTCGACGATCCCGCCGCGATGGGCACCGCCGCCCGCGCGCTCGCCCGCGTCCCGCTGATCAAGATCAAGGTCGACAGCAGCGACCCCGAAACGCAGATCCGCACCGTGCGCAATGCAGCGCCCGCCCCGCGCGTCATCGTCGATCCCAACGAAAGCTGGACCTTCGCCGAGGTCGAGCGGCTCCAGCCCCTGCTCGCCGAATTGCGCATCGACCTGCTCGAACAGCCACTCCCGGCCGACGACGACGACGCGCTCGCGGGCTTCGCCCCACTCGTCCCGATCGCCGCGGATGAATCAGCGCATGTCGCGGGCGACGTCGGCGCGCTCGCCGAAAAATACCAGGTCATCAACATCAAGCTCGACAAGACCGGCGGGCTGACCGGCGCGCTCGCGCTCGCCGATGCCGCCGCCGCCGCGGGGCTGGGCGTGATGACCGGCAGCATGATTTCCTCGTCCCTGTCGATCGCGCCCGCGCTGATAATCGCGGCGCGATCGGCCTTCGTCGATCTCGACGGCCCCTTGTGGCTGGCGAACGATCGGCCGGGCGGCGTCGGACACGGCACAGGTGTCTTGACGCCGCCCGCACGAGGCTTTTGGGGAACGGCATAA
- a CDS encoding sulfatase-like hydrolase/transferase, producing the protein MKSARHTRRWAIGAAGAALFAMLGAGVAPAQGVAPADTPAKSAPHAPARQPNILFILIDDMGYADLSLTGNKLVATPNIDALARDGMVMTQFYDAAPICSPSRAGFMTGRFPARDRFVTYIHDRKRNRNFGQADWLDPSLPMLPRLMRQAGYATGHFGKWHLGGGRDIGDAPLPSAYGFDESYTQWEGLGPRVLPTDLTNKLGQQSAELGQGPVEWLPRAEITGRFIDKTIDFVGRSKDRPWFAQLWLTDMHTPWVPSAAQLAATKGKGATPREDQFLAVLVAMDAEIGRLVDGLRQAGELDDTLIVFTSDNGPTIGADTPGSAAPYRGRKASLYEGGIRQPLIVRWPGHIAGGGRDAQSVTQAVDLLPTLAAITGAEKPAGIDGIDMSAAWRGQPIATRPDIYSHIARPGGEAFGPLYSIRSGPWKLLMNADGGGAELYNIEEDPREQRDRKTEDPATAAKLSAKLSKWIASLPQPALPRRRAR; encoded by the coding sequence ATGAAATCGGCACGGCACACGCGGAGATGGGCGATCGGGGCGGCAGGGGCCGCCCTTTTCGCGATGCTCGGCGCCGGCGTGGCACCCGCCCAAGGCGTCGCCCCCGCTGACACGCCAGCGAAATCGGCTCCGCACGCGCCGGCGCGGCAGCCGAACATCCTCTTTATCCTGATCGATGACATGGGATATGCCGACCTGTCGCTGACCGGCAACAAGCTGGTTGCGACGCCGAACATCGACGCGCTCGCCCGCGACGGCATGGTGATGACGCAATTCTACGATGCCGCGCCGATCTGTTCGCCCTCGCGCGCCGGCTTCATGACCGGTCGCTTCCCTGCCCGCGATCGTTTCGTGACCTATATCCACGATCGCAAGCGCAACCGTAACTTCGGGCAGGCCGACTGGCTCGACCCGTCGCTCCCCATGCTGCCGCGCCTGATGCGACAGGCCGGCTATGCTACCGGCCATTTCGGCAAATGGCACCTCGGTGGCGGGCGCGACATCGGCGACGCGCCGCTGCCGTCAGCCTATGGCTTCGACGAAAGCTATACTCAATGGGAAGGCCTCGGCCCGCGCGTCCTGCCGACCGACCTTACCAACAAGCTGGGCCAGCAGAGCGCCGAACTGGGACAGGGCCCGGTCGAATGGCTGCCGCGCGCCGAGATCACCGGCCGCTTCATCGACAAGACGATCGATTTCGTGGGGCGCAGCAAGGACCGTCCGTGGTTCGCGCAGCTGTGGCTGACCGACATGCACACGCCGTGGGTGCCCAGCGCCGCGCAGCTCGCCGCGACCAAGGGCAAGGGCGCCACGCCGCGCGAGGACCAGTTCCTCGCCGTGCTCGTCGCGATGGATGCCGAGATCGGCCGGCTCGTCGATGGGCTGCGGCAGGCCGGCGAGCTTGACGATACGCTGATCGTCTTCACCTCCGACAACGGCCCCACCATCGGCGCCGATACCCCGGGGTCGGCGGCGCCCTATCGCGGCCGGAAAGCGAGCCTGTACGAAGGCGGAATACGCCAGCCTCTGATCGTGCGCTGGCCCGGCCATATCGCCGGCGGCGGCCGCGACGCACAGAGCGTGACGCAGGCGGTCGACCTGCTTCCGACCCTCGCGGCCATCACCGGCGCCGAAAAGCCAGCGGGGATCGACGGCATCGATATGTCCGCCGCCTGGCGCGGCCAGCCGATCGCCACGCGCCCCGACATCTACAGCCATATCGCACGCCCCGGCGGCGAAGCCTTCGGCCCGCTCTATTCGATCCGCTCGGGCCCGTGGAAGCTGTTGATGAACGCCGACGGCGGTGGCGCCGAACTCTACAATATCGAAGAGGATCCGCGGGAACAGCGTGATCGAAAGACCGAAGATCCCGCGACCGCCGCCAAGCTGTCGGCGAAGCTTTCGAAGTGGATCGCGAGCTTGCCGCAACCAGCCTTGCCCCGGCGCCGCGCCAGATAG
- a CDS encoding sulfatase family protein, translating into MKSILSRRALLLAGAGTVALPRVALGATPRTKPNIIVIYADDLGYGDLGCYGATNLKTPNVDRLAARGTRFLNAHSPSATCTPSRYALLTGDYAWRASGTQILPGDAPALIRPGQFTLPHMLKKAGYATGVVGKWHLGLGDGKVDWNGEIAPGPLDVGFDYGYFMPATLDRVPTVLIENRRVVNLDPADPIRVDYKAKVGEEPTGAEHPEQLKFRGDPEHSNTIVNGISRIGYMTGGNAARWKDEELTDQLLGKAVDFVTARRDKPFFLYFAMNEPHVPRAPHPRFAGTSGMGPRGDAIVQFDWTVGALMDKLAELGIADDTLVILSSDNGPILFDGYEDQAVELAGEHKPSGPYQSGKYSIYEGGTRVPMIVSWPGHVREGHVSEALVDHVDMVASLAALVGQALPRDAAVDSFDMLVPLMGRNARGRDHVVEDTKLMVTTGTTVASSGARILALRAGDWKFIRGSVEPHEFHGNAIGTLPRHQLYNLAGDPGERANLADKMPDLTVELAGWLDKIEKDGRSRP; encoded by the coding sequence GTGAAATCCATATTGTCGCGTCGGGCGCTGCTGCTGGCGGGCGCGGGAACGGTCGCGCTGCCGCGTGTCGCCTTGGGGGCCACCCCGCGCACCAAGCCCAATATCATCGTCATCTATGCCGACGACCTCGGTTATGGCGATCTGGGTTGTTACGGCGCGACAAATCTCAAGACGCCCAACGTGGACCGTCTCGCCGCCCGCGGGACGCGCTTCCTCAACGCCCATTCGCCCTCCGCCACCTGCACGCCGTCGCGCTATGCCCTGCTGACCGGCGATTATGCCTGGCGCGCGTCGGGAACGCAGATCCTGCCAGGCGATGCCCCCGCGCTGATCCGCCCCGGCCAGTTCACCCTGCCGCATATGCTGAAAAAGGCGGGGTATGCGACCGGGGTCGTGGGTAAATGGCACCTCGGCCTCGGCGACGGCAAGGTCGACTGGAACGGCGAGATCGCGCCGGGGCCGCTCGATGTCGGCTTCGACTATGGCTATTTCATGCCCGCGACGCTCGACCGCGTGCCGACGGTGCTGATCGAGAACCGGCGCGTCGTGAACCTCGATCCCGCCGACCCGATCCGCGTCGATTACAAGGCCAAGGTCGGCGAGGAGCCGACCGGCGCCGAGCATCCCGAGCAGCTGAAGTTCAGGGGCGATCCCGAACATTCGAACACGATCGTCAACGGCATCAGCCGCATCGGTTACATGACCGGCGGCAACGCGGCGCGTTGGAAGGATGAAGAGCTGACCGACCAGTTGCTCGGCAAGGCGGTCGATTTCGTGACCGCGCGCAGGGACAAGCCATTCTTCCTCTATTTCGCGATGAACGAGCCGCATGTCCCGCGCGCGCCGCATCCACGCTTCGCCGGCACATCGGGCATGGGGCCGCGCGGCGACGCGATCGTCCAGTTCGACTGGACCGTCGGCGCGTTGATGGACAAGCTCGCCGAGCTTGGCATCGCCGATGACACTCTCGTGATCCTCAGCAGCGACAATGGGCCGATCCTGTTCGACGGTTATGAGGACCAGGCGGTCGAACTGGCGGGTGAGCATAAGCCGTCGGGTCCGTACCAGAGCGGAAAATACAGCATCTACGAAGGCGGGACGCGGGTGCCGATGATCGTCAGCTGGCCGGGGCATGTGCGTGAGGGTCACGTGTCGGAGGCGCTGGTCGATCATGTCGATATGGTTGCGTCGCTGGCGGCGCTGGTCGGGCAGGCGCTGCCGCGCGATGCCGCCGTCGACAGCTTCGACATGCTGGTGCCGCTGATGGGACGCAACGCGCGCGGCCGCGACCATGTGGTCGAGGATACCAAGCTGATGGTGACGACGGGGACCACCGTCGCGAGCAGCGGCGCGCGCATCCTTGCGCTGCGTGCCGGCGACTGGAAATTCATTCGCGGCAGCGTCGAGCCGCACGAGTTTCATGGCAATGCGATCGGGACGCTGCCGCGGCACCAGCTCTACAATCTGGCGGGCGATCCCGGCGAGCGGGCGAACCTCGCGGACAAAATGCCCGACCTCACCGTGGAGCTGGCGGGCTGGCTCGACAAAATCGAAAAGGACGGCCGCAGCCGGCCGTGA
- a CDS encoding arylsulfatase has product MRGAAATAAAFALLAGPCAHAATGQATARSAAPAPAEQAKRPNVIVILVDDMGFSDIGPYGSEITTPNLDALAKNGLRFTQFYNTARCSPSRASLLTGLYPHEAGMGGLDSVVRAGAGGLQGRIADRAVTIAEVLKPAGYFTGMAGKWHIGAQNGTPPKEVGFDRSLFHKGGTYFPNQPGREFAMIDGQRTRLDSPEVGKGEWYASDMLVDWTVRFVDEAKAEGKPFFLYLPFTAVHFPVMAPADEIAKFKGKYMAGWEKLRRDRLERQKAMGLIAPDAALPGALPEAYDWDKMSAADKDRFDTIMAVYAAAVSRMDKAVGTLVADLKARGEFDNTLILFMSDNGGNAESGPDGRTGAAPWGGKNSNVFVGLNWATLQNTPFRYFKHYAEEGGIATPLIVSWPAGIDAKVRGTMVREPGHLVDVMPTLVELVGAKYPARFDGHDIRPMSGRSFAGAFEGEALTRSVPIFWEHEGNKAVRDGKWKLVAQFGTPWQLYDMSSDRTETRDLAAAHPDIAARMAKQWEDWAAKSFVDPWPRKVDGGVVKGRLEGGKAPGPGKGKRGKGKRKRARAAAGE; this is encoded by the coding sequence ATGCGCGGGGCTGCGGCGACCGCCGCGGCATTTGCGCTGCTCGCGGGGCCGTGCGCGCACGCGGCGACCGGGCAAGCCACGGCACGGTCCGCCGCGCCGGCACCGGCGGAGCAGGCCAAGCGCCCCAATGTGATCGTCATCCTCGTCGACGACATGGGATTTTCGGATATCGGGCCCTATGGCAGCGAGATCACCACGCCCAACCTCGACGCGCTGGCCAAAAACGGCCTTCGCTTCACCCAATTCTACAATACGGCGCGTTGCAGCCCGTCGCGCGCGTCGCTGCTGACGGGGCTTTATCCGCACGAAGCGGGAATGGGAGGGCTCGACAGCGTCGTGCGCGCCGGGGCGGGCGGTTTGCAGGGCCGTATCGCCGACCGCGCGGTCACGATCGCCGAGGTGCTGAAGCCCGCAGGCTATTTCACGGGAATGGCGGGTAAATGGCATATCGGCGCGCAGAACGGCACGCCGCCGAAAGAAGTGGGGTTCGACCGATCCCTCTTTCACAAGGGCGGGACCTATTTCCCGAACCAGCCGGGCCGCGAGTTCGCCATGATCGACGGTCAGCGCACCCGGCTCGATTCGCCCGAAGTGGGCAAGGGCGAATGGTATGCGTCGGACATGCTGGTCGACTGGACCGTGCGTTTCGTTGATGAAGCGAAAGCGGAAGGAAAGCCCTTCTTCCTCTATCTGCCGTTTACCGCCGTCCATTTCCCGGTGATGGCGCCCGCCGACGAGATCGCGAAGTTCAAGGGCAAATATATGGCGGGCTGGGAAAAGCTGCGCCGCGACCGCTTGGAGCGCCAGAAGGCGATGGGGCTGATAGCCCCCGATGCGGCGCTGCCCGGCGCGTTGCCCGAAGCCTATGACTGGGACAAGATGTCGGCCGCGGACAAGGATCGGTTCGACACGATCATGGCCGTCTATGCCGCCGCGGTTTCGCGGATGGACAAGGCGGTCGGAACGCTGGTCGCCGACCTGAAGGCGCGCGGCGAGTTCGACAACACGTTGATCCTCTTCATGTCGGACAATGGCGGCAACGCCGAAAGCGGCCCCGACGGACGCACCGGCGCGGCGCCGTGGGGCGGGAAGAATTCGAACGTCTTCGTCGGGCTCAACTGGGCGACACTCCAGAACACGCCGTTCCGCTATTTCAAACATTATGCCGAGGAAGGCGGAATCGCGACGCCGCTGATCGTCTCGTGGCCCGCCGGGATCGACGCGAAGGTTCGCGGCACGATGGTGCGCGAGCCGGGCCATCTCGTCGATGTCATGCCGACGCTGGTGGAGCTGGTCGGCGCCAAATATCCGGCGCGCTTTGACGGGCACGACATCCGCCCGATGTCGGGGCGCAGCTTTGCCGGCGCGTTCGAAGGCGAGGCACTGACGCGCAGCGTGCCGATATTCTGGGAGCATGAGGGCAACAAGGCGGTGCGCGACGGCAAGTGGAAGCTGGTCGCGCAATTCGGCACGCCCTGGCAGCTTTATGACATGAGCAGCGACCGGACCGAGACGCGCGACCTTGCCGCCGCGCACCCCGACATCGCCGCGCGCATGGCGAAGCAGTGGGAGGACTGGGCCGCGAAAAGCTTCGTCGACCCGTGGCCGAGGAAGGTCGACGGCGGCGTGGTGAAGGGCCGGCTGGAAGGCGGCAAGGCGCCGGGACCGGGTAAAGGCAAGCGCGGCAAGGGGAAGCGCAAGCGTGCGCGGGCCGCGGCGGGCGAATGA
- the dgcN gene encoding N-acetyltransferase DgcN gives MIASPYLLYLGHVNDEVGIKTSRGLAVFRPDDCIGEFRHDDCELSLGLPRMGFAEAVAAGARTLVLGIANAGGKLGDDLVRDAVAAIEAGLDVASGLHNRLRDEPALVEAARRHGRTLHDVRDPRPDIPIGNGKRRAGKRLLAVGTDCSVGKMYATLCLERAMRARGMAADFRATGQTGILIAGSGVPLDAVIADFISGAIEQLSPARDDDGWDLIEGQGSLFHPSFAGVSTGLLHGAQPDALVLCHDPVRPHMRGLPHYPMPGLRETLDANLQVAGLTNPGVRAVGVALNTSKLSPAEAERLCAETADALGLPCTDPFSMGVDPIIDWIATCFEPSPRKATLSL, from the coding sequence ATGATCGCCAGCCCCTATCTTCTTTATCTTGGCCATGTGAACGACGAAGTCGGCATCAAGACGTCGCGCGGCCTTGCGGTTTTCCGGCCCGACGATTGTATCGGCGAATTCCGCCATGACGATTGCGAGCTGTCGCTGGGCCTGCCTCGCATGGGCTTTGCCGAAGCGGTCGCCGCAGGCGCCCGGACGCTTGTGCTCGGCATCGCCAATGCGGGGGGCAAGCTGGGCGACGACCTCGTCCGCGATGCCGTCGCGGCGATCGAGGCGGGGCTCGACGTCGCCTCCGGCCTCCACAACCGGCTGCGCGACGAGCCGGCGCTGGTCGAAGCGGCCAGGCGCCATGGCCGCACGCTCCACGACGTCCGCGATCCGCGCCCCGACATCCCGATCGGCAATGGCAAGCGCCGCGCCGGCAAGCGTCTGCTCGCCGTCGGCACCGATTGTTCGGTCGGCAAGATGTACGCGACTCTCTGCCTCGAACGCGCGATGCGCGCGCGGGGCATGGCGGCCGATTTCCGCGCGACGGGCCAGACGGGCATTCTGATCGCCGGCAGCGGCGTGCCGCTCGACGCGGTGATCGCCGATTTCATCTCGGGCGCCATCGAACAGTTGTCGCCCGCGCGCGACGATGACGGATGGGACCTGATCGAGGGTCAGGGTTCGCTTTTCCACCCCTCCTTCGCCGGGGTTTCGACGGGCCTCCTGCACGGCGCGCAGCCCGACGCGCTGGTGCTCTGCCACGACCCCGTGCGCCCGCACATGCGCGGGCTGCCGCACTATCCCATGCCCGGGCTTCGGGAGACCCTCGACGCGAACCTTCAGGTCGCGGGGCTCACCAACCCCGGCGTCCGCGCCGTCGGCGTCGCGCTCAATACCTCCAAGCTTTCGCCTGCCGAGGCAGAACGGCTGTGCGCCGAGACCGCCGACGCGCTCGGCCTGCCCTGCACCGACCCCTTTTCCATGGGAGTAGATCCCATCATCGACTGGATCGCCACATGCTTCGAACCCTCGCCGCGCAAAGCGACGCTTTCCCTCTAG